The window CCGGGTTTCCCACTCTTTAATGGCCTTTTCATCGCCATCGTCCGGCTTCTTTCAACCCAGGAGTATGTCCACACCGCGTCCTGCCATATTAGTAGCCACTGTAACCGCGCCGGGTTCGCCAGCCCGTGCGATGATCTCTGCTTCTCTCTCATGCTGCCGAGCGTTTAATACATTATGCTTGATGCCCTTGCGTCTCAGAAGATCACTTACGTAATCCGATTTTTCAATTGAGGCGGTACCTATGAGCAATGGTTGCCCGGTTTCATGGATTTCCTTAATATCGGCAACCAGTGCTTTGAATTTAGTAGACTCATCTTTATAAATACGGTCGCCAAGGTCTTCTCTTATCATGGGTTTATTAGGAGGGATTACCACAACATCCAGTTTGTAAATACGGGCAAATTCTTCATCTTCGGTTGCAGCGGTCCCCGTCATACCGCTTAATTTTTCATACATACGGAAATAGTTTTGAATTGTAATAGTAGCAAAAGTACGGCTTTCTTCTTTGACCTTGACGCCTTCCTTGGCTTCAATCGCCTGGTGAAGACCTTCACTGTAGCGACGCCCCAGCATTAGCCGGCCAGTAAAGGGATCAACGATGATAACCTCACCGTCTTTCACCATGTATTCCTTGTCTCTTTTGTAAAATTCGCGAGCTTGGAGAGCATTTCTCAAGTGGCGCATTAGATCAGCGCTGGATGGATCGTAAAGGCTGGCTCCGGCAAGCAAGCCTTCTCTGTCCAGCAGCTTTTCCATTTCAGCAAATCCTTCGTCGGTAAGTTCTACCACTCGCTCCTTTTCTTTGGTTTCATAATGCGATCCTGATTTCAGGTACTGCACCAGCCGGGCAAAAATCTGGTATTTTTTGGGGGATTCGGCGTCTGGAGCGCTGATTATGAGAGGAGTTCTGGCTTCATCAATTAACAAGCTATCAACCTCGTCGATGACAGCATAATTGAGCTCGTGCTGTACGCACTGCTCCAGACTCATCACCATGTTATCCCTCAGGTAATCGAAGCCAAACTCGGCACTGGTGCCATAAGTGATATCTGCTAGATAAGCCTCGCGTCTGGGAACGGGCTTGAAATGCCGCCATGGGTCATTTTCTTTTTCGCTGTCATAATCCGGATCATAGATTCGCGCTGGTTGCATTTCATCTGGTGTTTGCATTGGGTAAATACTACCGACCTTGAGACCCAGCAGGTGATATACAGGCCCCATCCAATAAGCGTCCCGGCGGGCCAGATAATCGTTTACTGTTACGAGATGAGCGCCTTTACCTGCGAGCGCGTTGAGGTAGAGGGGCAGTGTTGCCACCAGAGTTTTACCTTCTCCGGTTTTCATTTCGGCAATTTTACCCTGATGGAGAACAATGCCACCGATCAGCTGTACATCATAATGCCTGAGCCCCAGTGTTCGTTTTGAGGCTTCTCGTACGGCAGCAAAAGCCTCCGGCAGAAGGCTGTCGAGGGTCTCTCCATCATTCAAGCGTTTTTTAAATTCTGAGGTTTTTTCCTTGAGCGCATTGTCATCTAGAGAATTAAAGCTTTCTTCAAGCTGGTTAATCCTGTCAACAATGGGTTGCAGTTTTTTTATTATTTTTTCGTTAGAATCACCAAATCCAAATAGTTTAAACATTTTCTATCCTATCGTTAATAAGTTGCAGGGCATATTCAGCGTCTGTCTGGTTCACCATCACTTCGACCATTCCCATACCATCAACTGAAAACGGATGAACTGAACCGGCAGCATTAGACCTTAGCATTGCTGGAACACCGAAGCTTTCAAGCATGCTTTTAATGGCTAAAGCTTCAAGCTCGCCCGATGCTTGGTAAACCCTTATCAGCTTATGAATGTTGTTCAAATAACGCTCCAACCGATTTGCCGGTGTGGATGCGGTGAATGGCTTCTCCCAAAAGGGGTGCAATAGAAAGAACGGTCACTTTGCCGCCGGGATTACTTTTTAACGGAATAGTATTGGTAACCACCACTTCTTTAACCGGAGATGAGGCTATACGTTCCATGCATGGACCAGAGAATACAGCATGAGTGCAACAAGAATACACTTCATTGGCGCCACGTCCAACCAGTGTATTTACAGTGTTAGCAAGTGAACCCCCGGTATCAATTTCATCATCGATCGTAATAGCAATTTTATCAGCCACCTCACCGATTACATTGAGAGTTTCAGTGCGATCAGCATTTCCCAGGCGGCGTTTTTCCATTATTGCCAGAGGCGCATTTAAAATAGCTGCCATATCTCTGGCTCGTTTGGTAATACCGATATCAGTCGCAACTACTACTGGATTCGGCAGGTTTTTCTGTTTGAAGTAATTACCCAGGAGATTTAATCCGGTCAGTTCATCGACCGGAATATTAAAAAAGCCCTGTATTTGAGGAGCAT of the Dehalococcoidales bacterium genome contains:
- a CDS encoding DUF2007 domain-containing protein, which translates into the protein MNNIHKLIRVYQASGELEALAIKSMLESFGVPAMLRSNAAGSVHPFSVDGMGMVEVMVNQTDAEYALQLINDRIENV
- a CDS encoding ribose-phosphate pyrophosphokinase yields the protein MDELKVFSGTAHQELARSVTEYLGIPLGKIDVFNFSNENTFVKILENVRARDVFVIQPFCSPVNHNIMEFLIMLDAFKRSSAGRITAVIPYYAYARTDKKDQPRVPITARLLADILTAACANRVLAVDLHAPQIQGFFNIPVDELTGLNLLGNYFKQKNLPNPVVVATDIGITKRARDMAAILNAPLAIMEKRRLGNADRTETLNVIGEVADKIAITIDDEIDTGGSLANTVNTLVGRGANEVYSCCTHAVFSGPCMERIASSPVKEVVVTNTIPLKSNPGGKVTVLSIAPLLGEAIHRIHTGKSVGALFEQHS